Below is a genomic region from Belonocnema kinseyi isolate 2016_QV_RU_SX_M_011 chromosome 4, B_treatae_v1, whole genome shotgun sequence.
ttaataccaAAAGCCTCTTCGTGTACTAATGAgtctttttcaaaaagtattgcATTGACCCCCACTATATCTATACtcaataaattaaagtaaaattttaacttttactcTGTGCAGAtgtcgaaaatgaaaaattccttcaTAAAAGCAACTATTTGGGGAATAGCAGGCTTAGGCACTCTTGAACTGTTTACTTCCTACCTTATACCAGCGGGAATACGCCTTTACTCTTCTTGTTATCAAGAAGCTATGCAATGTCTACGTGATCATCCAGAAGCAGTAAAAGTGCTTGGCGAGCCAATAACAGAGGGTCGAATAGACTATTCAAATACAATAGAAAATAATGCAGATACAAATATGACTTGGTTTACAGTTCCAGTGAGTGGACCGAAATCAAGAGGGAAAATGCGTTATTGGATAGACTCTGATGCTGAAAGTTCGAACAAAATGTTTCGCGTCGTTAGGATAGAGCTTCAGTTCAGTAATTCACCAGATAAAATACTATTGATTAAACGTGTTATGGAATAAGATTATTCATTAAAGGTAAATTAAATAGCTattcaaattcttctttcttaCTTATCCTCAAAATAAAACTagcaatacaaataaaaatcagcatatgtatataaataaaattaaagtaacaGGTTCAACATCTATAACTGGGTCTCACTGGGAACAACTGCCATGTATGAAAATGCCACTGGCTTCCAGTATAATCGCATTGAGGAGGAACCatcgctactgccgagatcagtAGACTACCCAGTAATAATACCTACACTCGTATGATTTACTTagttgaaatctggcaacattgtgaCCATGTCGCCGGCGAAATGAATCAACGGCTGACTGAGATCTACATTGATCGCGCCTCGCGATGTTG
It encodes:
- the LOC117172184 gene encoding uncharacterized protein LOC117172184 isoform X1, with product MSKMKNSFIKATIWGIAGLGTLELFTSYLIPAGIRLYSSCYQEAMQCLRDHPEAVKVLGEPITEGRIDYSNTIENNADTNMTWFTVPVSGPKSRGKMRYWIDSDAESSNKMFRVVRIELQFSNSPDKILLIKRVME